The genomic DNA GGACCTGAGCCGGCACCTGCTGGACGAGGTGGAGCTGCGGCCGGGAGACCGCGTGCTCGAACTGGCGTGCGGCGCCGGCGGGCTGGGTCTGGCAGCCGCCGAGCGGATGGCCGGAGACGGCGAGGTGACGCTCTCGGACGTGGCACCGGGCATGGCGGAGACGGCCGAGCGGCGGGCGCGGGAGCGTGGGCTGACGAACGTGCGATCACGCGTGCTGGACATCGAGGCGATCGACGAGGCCGACGGCTCCTACGACGTCGTGCTGTGCAGGGACGGCCTGCAGTTCGCGGCCGATCCGGCCCAGGGAGTGCGTGAGATGGCGCGGGTGCTGCGTCCCGGCGGCCGTGTGGGGCTGGCGACGTGGGCGAGCCCCCAGCAGAACCCGTGGCTGTCCACGCTGATGGGCGCGTTCGCGGCAGAGACCGGCAGGCAGGTGCCGCGCCCGGGCATGCCTGGCCCGTT from Gaiellales bacterium includes the following:
- a CDS encoding methyltransferase domain-containing protein, producing MQTTTTRPDATQVRAQMHAMWQGVAPAWGEHADYVDRRAADLSRHLLDEVELRPGDRVLELACGAGGLGLAAAERMAGDGEVTLSDVAPGMAETAERRARERGLTNVRSRVLDIEAIDEADGSYDVVLCRDGLQFAADPAQGVREMARVLRPGGRVGLATWASPQQNPWLSTLMGAFAAETGRQVPRPGMPGPFALDDPERLAAMLHDAGLTASVTERPVAMRVGSFDEWWERTTALAGPVRGLLAKLPDETVASVRVRAEQAVQRYATADGFELPGVALVAVGRRG